Below is a genomic region from Desulfonatronum thiodismutans.
TCTGCGCCCGGGTCTGTTCCATGTTGGCCCGGGCCTGCTCCGCGTCCTGGCTGCTGTCCAAACCGGCCTGGACACGCCATTCGGTGAGCCGCAGGGTTTCGGACTGGCTGGCGAGATTGTCGCGGGCTATACCCAGCCGAATCCGCAAGGCGCACACTTCGACGTAGTTCAGGGCCACCTCGGCCGCCAGGGAGACGTGAACCGCCCGCAGACTTGCCTGGGACGCCTCCAGATCGGCCTCGGCGGCCTCAATGCCATGGCGAACGCCGCCGAACACGTCCAGCTCCCAGCTCGCATCAAAGCCCGCGCTGTACATTTCGCGTGTGCCGCCGCCGGTCTCGTCGCTGGCCTGTGCCCGGCTGGCCGCACCGGACGCGGTCACGCTTGGGAAACCCTCTGCCGCGGCCACGCCGCGGCGGGCGCGCGCTTCCCGCAGTCCGGCCCGCGCGCCGCGCAGGTCCGGGCCGACTTGCAAGGCTTCCTCCACCAGCTCGGACAACAGTGGATCGCCAAACCCACGCCACCATTGGCTGAGGTCGTCGGCCGCCGCGGCGTGCGTCGCCGGGTCGACCGACGTGTCCAGTCGATTCCACTCAGCCGGGACATTCAGCTCCGGCGGCGTGTACCCCGGTCCGACCGTGACACAGGCCGTCATTGTGACCGCAACGAGCAGGATCAGCGACCGTAAAGCGAAAGCAGCTTGCATCAGGAACGACTCCCGGATTTTAGAGGCTGGTCGCGCACGGCCTGGATACCCGCCAAGGCGAAGAGCACGACATGGTCGGCAAAGGCGTCCAGGTCGTGGATGACCAGCGGCGGCCCGGCTGCTTTCGTCCGCTGCCGTATTCGTTGGATGAGCATGGGGTGCAGGCACATGCTCAGGATGCAGATTTCACAATGCACCACGTGCTGTTCGTCGACCTCCGGCCCGAGCAGTTCCCGCACCACGGTCAGGGTCTTTTCGCGTAGCGGGATCAACGCGGATTTCATGACTTCTCCCAGGAGCCCGGTGGGGTTGATCAGTTCCATCTGGGAAATGACGAACTCCCTGTTCTCCGGATCAGCGACGCGCCTCATCAATGCCGTGATCTGGCCGCGCAGCCTGTCCTCGGCGGGCGCGTCCGGCGGAATGCCGCCGTCCTGGGGGTGCGCCAGGATGGATTCGGCGAAGGATTGCCTCCAGGTTTCCCGGTACAAGGC
It encodes:
- a CDS encoding CerR family C-terminal domain-containing protein, translated to MASQKSIVAKEKLLAAASEVFGEKGFRDATVAEICRRAGANIAAVNYHFGNKEALYRETWRQSFAESILAHPQDGGIPPDAPAEDRLRGQITALMRRVADPENREFVISQMELINPTGLLGEVMKSALIPLREKTLTVVRELLGPEVDEQHVVHCEICILSMCLHPMLIQRIRQRTKAAGPPLVIHDLDAFADHVVLFALAGIQAVRDQPLKSGSRS